GCGCCGGACTGGCCCTCGAGGCCTTCGAGACGATGTGGCAGGACTTCTACGCCATGAGCTGCGACTGGCATGGAGGCACGCCGCCGTTGCCTGCCGCGCACCCGCTCTATGTGCTGTGCGAGGCGGAGGGTGACGCCGCACGCCTGGAAGAGGCACTGGAAACGGCTATCGCCGAGGGCGAAGTGCTCGATGCCGTGCTCGCCGCTTCCACCGCCCAAGCACGCCAGCTGTGGGCGATTCGCGAGGCCACCGCGGCGTTTCCGACACGCCTTTCACCCCTCAACTTCGACATCAGTTTGCCCATCGGCGAGATCGGCGCATTCGTCACCACCGCCACGGCAGCGCTCGAGGCACGCTGGCCGGGGGTACGCATCGTCAACTTCGGCCATATCGGCGATGGCAACCTGCATCTCACCGTGGACTGTCATTCGCTTGATGCCGACGCTCCAAGCGTGCGCCACGAACTGGAGGCCGAGGTCTACCGCCTGGTCGGCGAGCGGCGCGGATCGATCTCGGCAGAGCATGGCATCGGCCTGCTCAAGCGCGAATTCCTGCATCACAGCGTTGCCCCGGAGGCGCTCGCGGTGATGCGCGCCCTCAAGGCGACCCTCGATCCGCACGGCATCCTCAATCCCGGCAAGCTGCTCACCTGAGCAAGCACCAATAAGCAAGCACCAAAAGGGTGCGCGGTGCCTGAAGCGATACCGAGCAGGGTGATCGAAACGATTATGTATATACAGGTAAGTATTTTTTGGCATGGGGGTTGCTAGCAACAAGACGATACGCACTGCTACTGCCATCTGTGCAAGCACATCCTGCCGCCTCGTCGGCCATCTGGAGTCTACAAGCGATGAATAACAACAAATCACTGCTGCATTCGTTCACTCTTCTTGCCGCGGGTCTCGGCCTGTCGCTGGCAGCGAGCGTCGCCTCGGCCGATCTGCTTGAGGAAGTGCAGGAACGCGGCGTGCTCAATGTGGGCACCGAATTCCACTTCGCCCCCTTCGCCTATCTGGAAGCGGGCCAGCAGACCGGGCTCAATCTGGAGCTGATGGAGCGAGTCGGCGATGCACTGGGCGTGACCATCAACTGGATCGACCTGCCGTGGCCCAGCGTGCTGCCCGGTCTCGAGGCGGGCAACTACGACTTTGTCGCCGGCCCGGCGATGATCACCCAGGAGCGCAAGCAGCGTTACCACTTTACCCTGCCCATCGCCGATGCCACCGTGGCCATCCTGAAGCGTGCCGATGACGACTCGATCCAGTCGCCCGAGGACATCTCCGGCAAGGCCGCCGGCGGCGGGCGCGGCACCGCCCAGCTCGAGCAATTGCGCGCCTTCGCCGCCGAACTGCCCGAGCCGCCGACCATCACCGAATACGTCGATTACAGCCAGACCTACGCCGATCTTGCCGCCGGACGCATCGACGCCGTGGCCAATTCGCTGCCCAACATCGCCTATACCGCCACCCAGCGGCCAATGTTCACGGTGGTCCAGCCGCCCTTCGGTCAGCCCGCCTACTTCGGTTACATGGCGCGCAACGACGACGTATCTGCTTCGCTGGTTGACGCCATCGATGAGGTGATCCTGTCGATGCACGAGGATGGCACCATGGCCGAACTGCAGACCAAGTGGTTCGGCGAGCCGATGGATGTGCCCACCGAGGATTTCGAGCCCGCCATCTGACCCGACCTGAACGCCCGGGCGGCAACATGGCTGTCGCCCGGCACAGCCCCCACACGCCGAGATACGTCGATGTTCGACTGGCCGACCTTCGTCTTCAGCCTGCCCCTGCTGGCTCAAGCGCTGCTCATCACCTTGCAGACCTCGCTGCTGGGCAACGTCATCGGCTTTGCCATCGCCGTGGGCATCGCCAGCATGCAGCTGGCCGGAAGGCCGCTGCTGAGGCGTCTCGGTGGCAGCTACATCTTCGTCTTTCGCGGCGTGCCACTGCTGGTGCAACTGCTGGTCATCTATTACCTGGCACCGATGTTGGGTGCGCCCAACCTGTCGCCGATGGTCGCCGCGATAATGGCACTGTCGCTCTGCTCGGGGGCCTACATCGCCGAAATCCTGCGCGGCGGCCTGATGGCGATACCGCCCGGACAGCGCGAGGCGGCACACCTGCTCGGCATGAGTCGTGCCGCGATCCTGCTGCGCATCGAGCTACCCCAGGCAGTGCAGAGCACCCTGCCTTCGCTGGTCAATGAACTGGTGCTGCTGATCAAGGCCTCGGCGCTGGTCTCGGTGGTGGGGCTTGCCGACCTGACCCGCGTGGCTCAGAACCTGGCCGCCTCCGATTACCTCTTCTTTCAGCACTACCTGGTGCTGGCCGGCATCTACTGCCTGATCAATATCCCGCTGACAATGTTCGGCCGCGGGCTCGAGCGGCATCTGCAGAGGAGCCTGGCATGAACTTCGACCCGAGCATCATCCTGAACAACGCCGGGGCGATCTGGAGCGCCTTCATGATGACGGTCTACACCTGGCTCGTCGGCAGTGCGCTGGGCCTGGTCGCCGGCTTCGTTCTCGCCGCACTGATGCTGTTCGGCGGCACGCCGCTGCGGCTGGTGCTGCGCGGCGTGATCGAGCTGGTGC
This DNA window, taken from Halomonas sp. TA22, encodes the following:
- a CDS encoding transporter substrate-binding domain-containing protein, which translates into the protein MNNNKSLLHSFTLLAAGLGLSLAASVASADLLEEVQERGVLNVGTEFHFAPFAYLEAGQQTGLNLELMERVGDALGVTINWIDLPWPSVLPGLEAGNYDFVAGPAMITQERKQRYHFTLPIADATVAILKRADDDSIQSPEDISGKAAGGGRGTAQLEQLRAFAAELPEPPTITEYVDYSQTYADLAAGRIDAVANSLPNIAYTATQRPMFTVVQPPFGQPAYFGYMARNDDVSASLVDAIDEVILSMHEDGTMAELQTKWFGEPMDVPTEDFEPAI
- a CDS encoding amino acid ABC transporter permease — translated: MFDWPTFVFSLPLLAQALLITLQTSLLGNVIGFAIAVGIASMQLAGRPLLRRLGGSYIFVFRGVPLLVQLLVIYYLAPMLGAPNLSPMVAAIMALSLCSGAYIAEILRGGLMAIPPGQREAAHLLGMSRAAILLRIELPQAVQSTLPSLVNELVLLIKASALVSVVGLADLTRVAQNLAASDYLFFQHYLVLAGIYCLINIPLTMFGRGLERHLQRSLA